The stretch of DNA GTTAAATAAGCCTCATTTACTCTCGCCACGTTTTGCAGCAAACTTTTTTCGAAACCGGTAATATCTTTGGTTTCTGCCTGGTAAAAAGCATACAATGTTTGTAATGCTTTAATGCGCAAGTGCCTTCTGTTTAGCATCTAAAAGAACAATTTATAAAAATAAGGCCGCAAAGGTAACTAAAATTTGTGAATTTGAGAATATGAAGGAGGGAGAATGTACTTGAAATTGTCATTTCCTTATCTTCAAATTCTCAAACTCTGGGTTATACTAGCTGTTTGCTTTTAATGATCTGATATCAGCAATTCTTTTTTCAGCTATTTTCAGTGCTGCCTGATTGGGAGTTATTTGCTCGCGTTTAGACATACGGAAAATATCTAGTGTTACTTTATAAATGTTCTCGGCTTGTTGTAGTGCTCGTTTTTTTCCACCGCCGGAAATTTCTGAATAAACACTGATCAATCCGCCTGCATTGATCAGGAAATCCGGAGCATACAATATGCCCATATCCATTAATAACTGCCCGTGTACTTCTTCATCCTGCAATTGGTTATTGGCAGAACCGGCTATAATTGCACACTTCAATCGCTTAAGCGTTTCATTATTTACAGTAGCGCCCAAAGCACAAGGAGAATAAATGTCAACGTCTAAATCATATATTTGGTTATTAGGTACTATAATAGCATCATGTTTACGGGCAACTGCTGTAAGTCGGTCATCATCAAGATCACTTATATACACACGTGCATCTTCATCTCTTAATAATCTTACCAGATGTTCTCCTACATTACCGATACCTTGAACAGCTACAGATTTACCCGAAAGACTATCATTTCCCCATAATTCTTTTACACTTGCTTTAATACCCATGTAAACACCATAAGCTGAAATAGGTCCAGTTTGCCCACTGCCGCCAAGTGCCTCCGACAAACCTACCACATGAGGAGTTTCCATCCGGATGTATTCCATGTCTTTTAGCGTTGTGCCGACATCCTGCGCAGTAACAAACTCACCATTAAGGTTGTTAACAAACTTACCAAAGCGTCTCATCAACGCTTCTGATTTATCACGGTTATAATCACCGATAATCACGGCGTTTCCTCCTCCGAAATTCAGACCTGTAATAGCTGATTTATAGGTCATTCCTCGTGAAAGTCTTAGTACATCATCCAATGCATCTGCTTCCGAACGATAGTGCCACATACGTGTGCCTCCGATTGCGGGTCCGAGGGTTGTATCATGAATTGCAATAATAGCTTTTAGTCCGGTTGCTTTATCCATACAAAAAACCAGGTTTTTGTGCGAATTATCAACCATTTTGCTAAAAATAGGACTTGTTTCCACAGGAGTAAGTTGTTTAGTTTCTAACATATTTGAGAACGTTTTTAGAATTGTATACTTAACAAAACCCTTAATAGCAAATCTATATATTTTTTACCCATTTATATAACTGTTAATTAGTTATTGGTTAATCACGATAACTATCGGATAATTTATTTTTTCTAAGTTGGAACTCCGCCAAACAAAAGTTGCTCCAAAAGAGTTGTAAAAAAACAGTTATTAACGTTTGTTGATAATCTGTTGCTTGTAACAGAAATTTCAGCAAATTACCCTCGCAGTAACTGGTAAATTATATAAGTTTGTTGTAGTCAATGACCGGTCGGCAAAAAAAGCTGTCAACTGCTTACTTTTTCATAAGCAATAATAAAACACAAGTAACTGACTAATAACTAAAAAGACAAAATACCAACCCATGGGTGAATTAAAATACCTTAATAAATACCTATTCAGATACCGTTACAGATTAGCTTTAGGAGCTGTTTTTGTCATAATTTCTAATTATTTCGGAGTAATTCCGGCAAAAATTATCCGTAGGGCGTTTGATTTGGTAAATGAAAATATTACCTTATACAAACTGTTCTCAGGGTTTAGTAATCAGGACAGTATTTACCAGATTTTTGGTAAGACCATGCTCATTTTTGGAGCCTCGGTATTACTAATGGCAATCCTTAGAGGTATTTTCCTGTTTTTTATGCGTCAAACCATTATTGTTGTTTCACGTTATATTGAATATGATCTGAAAAACGACATTTACAATCACTACCAACACCTTTCTTTGTCATTTTATCGCCGAAATAATACCGGAGATTTAATGAATCGTATTTCCGAAGACGTTAGCCGTGTACGGATGTACGTAGGTCCAGCCATAATGTATACCATTAATACGGTAGTGCTATTCCTAATGGTAATCACCACTATGGCTAGCATTAACCTGAAATTAACAATTTTCGCTTTGCTTCCCCTACCGTTAATGGCTATCGTTATCTATTATGTAAACTCCATTATACACCGAAAAAGTGAAAACATTCAGGAGCAACTATCTAATCTTTCAACATTTACCCAAGAGACCTTTTCAGGAATAAGGGTGTTAAAAGCTTATGGTCGCGAACAACGCAGTCGAGAAGATTTTGAAGCTCAGAGTGAAGAATACAAAAAACGTTCGATGGGGTTAGCCCGCGTTCAGGCATTCTTCTATCCTACTGTATTGTTGTTAGCTGGAATGAGTGTTGTGTTAACTGTTTATATAGGTGGAGTAGAAGTAAAGAATGGTAATATTACCCCTGGAAATATTGCCGAATTCATTGTTTACATCAATCAGCTAACCTTCCCGATGATGTCGTTGGGATGGGTAACATCTTTAATTCAGCGAGGGGCAGCTTCTCAAAAACGCATTAATGAATTTATGCACACAGAGCCTGATATTAAATCAGGAACATTGAAAGAAGAACCGATACGAGGTAAGGTGGAATTCAGAAATGTAAGTTTCACTTATCCTGATACTGGTATTCAGGCGTTAAAAAATGTAAGTTTCGTGGCTGAGTCAGGTGATTTTATTGCCTTTATAGGAAGAACCGGTTCCGGAAAGTCTACCATAGCCAATTTACTAGCCAGAATGTACGATGTAAACGCTGGAGAGATATTAATTGATGATAGAAATATAAAGGATTATGACCTTCACCATCTCCGTGATGCAATGGGATATGTGCCGCAAGAAGTATTCCTCTTCTCCGATACCATTAGTAACAACATAGGGTTTGGCGTAAACAAGGTAATTGAAGAGCAGGTTTTTGCTGCAGCTAAGAATGCTGCCGTTTATGAAAATATTCAGGCATTCCCACATGGTTTTGAAACAACCATCGGTGAGCGGGGCATTACCTTATCGGGTGGGCAAAAACAACGCGTTTCAATTGCAAGGGCGATCATCAAGGAACCTAATATTATGGTGTTTGACGACTGTCTTTCGGCGGTTGATACCAAAACTGAAGAAGAGATTTTATCGAATCTTGGAAAAGTTATGGAAAATAAAACCAGCGTAATTATAAGTCACCGGGTGTCTTCCATAAAAAATGCAGATAAAATCTTTGTAATTGACAACGGAGTGATCATTGAAAGCGGATATCATGAAGCTTTACTGGAACAAAAAGGAGAATATTTCGAATTATACGAAAAGCAACTGTTGGAAGAGGAAGAAATCTCAGAATAATACAACTTTAAGAGAAAAAGCTTAACATTTTTTGAACCTGTTAGATATGATTAACGAATCCATTAAGTATGTTTGGTAATTATTGATTTATTGCATGTTGTGAATTTTGTTCTTTTTTTAATATTTGGAATTTTGAAAATTTATACTTTATATTTACGGCAAGCTAAACTTATTGACACGAACAATGGGAGATTTTGATAACAAAGAGCGCGAAGAGGTATTCTCAAAAAAAGTAAGAGCAGGAAAACGTACTTATTTTTTCGATGTTAAGTCGACTCGTGCGGGTGATTATTACATTACGGTTACCGAGAGTAAAAAACGCATGGAAGATGGCGTATTTGTAAAGCATAAGATTTTCCTTTACAAAGAAGATTTCGAAAAATTTGCTGAAGGCCTTACTGAGGTGGTTGATTATATCAAATCAAATCAGGATGTTGTTGAAAAACGTTATGAGGCTTACGAAAGCAATGGCGTACACGATAAAGTTGACGACGATTTTTCTTTCTAAACCAGAAAATATTTACAAATAAAAAAATGCATGATCAACCTCATGCATTTTTTTTGTTCCTTATTTCTTCACGCTTAACCAGCAAGATTCGATGATTTCGTCTAGATGAACGTCTTCATTTAAATTAATCTCATTCGTTTGATGAAACCTCACCAGCGCTATTACAGGCCCATAAAACAGGGATAGTAATGCTGTTAAGTGCATTGGTTTTATATACCCCTGGTCAATACCCTTTCCTAATATTTCATACACAGGAGCCAAAATCTTCTCCCCCTTACGTTTTGTTGATTCTACAATAAATGGTGAGCTTGAATACTGTTCGATGAATTTAAATACCTGATCGTTATTTAAGTAGTAATCATACAAAGAATGCCAGATATTGGAGAAATTGGTACGATAAGCCAAGGCCTCATCAAAGGCATTAACCACCACATCGTTGATCCTTCTTCTTATTTCAAGAAATAATTCGTTGATAAGTTCTTCTTTGTTGGTGAAATACAAATAAATGGTTCCGGCAGCTACTCCTGCTTTCTCAGAAATCATTTTCATGGATGAGCCATGGAATCCATGCTCGGTAATTATTGCTAATGATGAATTTAATATAGACTGACGTTTGTCAACTACAGGTTGTTTCATAAAGGGTTTATTGGTTATGGCTAAGATAAAAGATTTTTACACATAATGAATAAGTATTCATTTTTTTATAACCAATGTCATTTGATACTATTTTTTGTTTTTTTAGCGTAATATTAACGCACCCAAGCCCGAATGCATTAAGTCAATAATTTTCTTGTCAGAAAAAAAAATAACATGACTTGTCATCCTGACGCAGGAAGGATCTGTTAGTTCTATTGCTTAAAAGAAACAGATGCTTCGTTCCTCAGCATGACACAAATGAAGATCCCATCGCCTAATGACATTGGGGCTGTGTGCGTGTTAATATAGCTTTAAAACAAACTTTTTCCTTTTATCACCAGATCTTCATCAGCTGAACGAACTGAATAGGTAAAGCCTGGTTGCAGGCAGTAAGCGCCGTATTCACCTTGTTTATTCAAGGCAATAAAACCAATTTGTACTTCCTCAGCCTTTTTAGGGTCGCGCTTAGCAATACGTTCTACAGCTTCTTGACAGGCTTGCTGCGGAGACCGGCCCTGACGCATTAACTCAACCACTAAGAAAGAACCAACTATTTTAATCACCTCTTCTCCCACTCCGGTTGCCGCTGCACCTCCAATCTCATTATCAACAAACATACCTGCTCCAATAATAGGAGAGTCTCCAACACGTCCATGCATTTTAAAAGCCATACCACTGGTAGTACAAGCTCCTGACAGATTGCCACTTGCATCCAATGCAATCATCCCAATGGTATCATGATTATCCTTTCCTCCCGGAAGTTTCTTTGGTGCAGCCGCTTTATTTTCGATATTCATTATTGGCTCATACTTGGCAGTTTTCAACCATTCCTTCCATGCCTTTTCAGATTCAGGAGTTAGAAGATTTGTCTTACTAAATCCATTTTGCAAAGCAAACTGCAAAGCTCCTTCACCTACCAGCATCACATGTGGTGTTTTTTCCATTACCATACGTGCCACTGATATCGGATGTACAATATGTTCAAGAGCTGCTACAGAACCTGCATTTCCATGCTCGTCCATAATACATGCATCCAAGGTAACCCTACCATCGCGATCAGGAAAGCCACCGTATCCA from Solitalea canadensis DSM 3403 encodes:
- a CDS encoding N(4)-(beta-N-acetylglucosaminyl)-L-asparaginase, yielding MISRRKFIKGTGLAAISSTVVIEALAKTSVNGMAKKPIVISTWDFGQAANAAAWQVLQSGGRALDAVEKGVHVPEADPKNQTVGYGGFPDRDGRVTLDACIMDEHGNAGSVAALEHIVHPISVARMVMEKTPHVMLVGEGALQFALQNGFSKTNLLTPESEKAWKEWLKTAKYEPIMNIENKAAAPKKLPGGKDNHDTIGMIALDASGNLSGACTTSGMAFKMHGRVGDSPIIGAGMFVDNEIGGAAATGVGEEVIKIVGSFLVVELMRQGRSPQQACQEAVERIAKRDPKKAEEVQIGFIALNKQGEYGAYCLQPGFTYSVRSADEDLVIKGKSLF
- a CDS encoding DUF3276 family protein, producing MGDFDNKEREEVFSKKVRAGKRTYFFDVKSTRAGDYYITVTESKKRMEDGVFVKHKIFLYKEDFEKFAEGLTEVVDYIKSNQDVVEKRYEAYESNGVHDKVDDDFSF
- a CDS encoding ABC transporter ATP-binding protein, which translates into the protein MGELKYLNKYLFRYRYRLALGAVFVIISNYFGVIPAKIIRRAFDLVNENITLYKLFSGFSNQDSIYQIFGKTMLIFGASVLLMAILRGIFLFFMRQTIIVVSRYIEYDLKNDIYNHYQHLSLSFYRRNNTGDLMNRISEDVSRVRMYVGPAIMYTINTVVLFLMVITTMASINLKLTIFALLPLPLMAIVIYYVNSIIHRKSENIQEQLSNLSTFTQETFSGIRVLKAYGREQRSREDFEAQSEEYKKRSMGLARVQAFFYPTVLLLAGMSVVLTVYIGGVEVKNGNITPGNIAEFIVYINQLTFPMMSLGWVTSLIQRGAASQKRINEFMHTEPDIKSGTLKEEPIRGKVEFRNVSFTYPDTGIQALKNVSFVAESGDFIAFIGRTGSGKSTIANLLARMYDVNAGEILIDDRNIKDYDLHHLRDAMGYVPQEVFLFSDTISNNIGFGVNKVIEEQVFAAAKNAAVYENIQAFPHGFETTIGERGITLSGGQKQRVSIARAIIKEPNIMVFDDCLSAVDTKTEEEILSNLGKVMENKTSVIISHRVSSIKNADKIFVIDNGVIIESGYHEALLEQKGEYFELYEKQLLEEEEISE
- a CDS encoding Glu/Leu/Phe/Val family dehydrogenase, with amino-acid sequence MLETKQLTPVETSPIFSKMVDNSHKNLVFCMDKATGLKAIIAIHDTTLGPAIGGTRMWHYRSEADALDDVLRLSRGMTYKSAITGLNFGGGNAVIIGDYNRDKSEALMRRFGKFVNNLNGEFVTAQDVGTTLKDMEYIRMETPHVVGLSEALGGSGQTGPISAYGVYMGIKASVKELWGNDSLSGKSVAVQGIGNVGEHLVRLLRDEDARVYISDLDDDRLTAVARKHDAIIVPNNQIYDLDVDIYSPCALGATVNNETLKRLKCAIIAGSANNQLQDEEVHGQLLMDMGILYAPDFLINAGGLISVYSEISGGGKKRALQQAENIYKVTLDIFRMSKREQITPNQAALKIAEKRIADIRSLKANS
- a CDS encoding TetR/AcrR family transcriptional regulator → MKQPVVDKRQSILNSSLAIITEHGFHGSSMKMISEKAGVAAGTIYLYFTNKEELINELFLEIRRRINDVVVNAFDEALAYRTNFSNIWHSLYDYYLNNDQVFKFIEQYSSSPFIVESTKRKGEKILAPVYEILGKGIDQGYIKPMHLTALLSLFYGPVIALVRFHQTNEINLNEDVHLDEIIESCWLSVKK